The Deinococcus hopiensis KR-140 sequence GCCTGCTGAATCCGTGCAGGAAGGAGCGCGGCGTCTTCGCCTGCCCAGCGGGGAGGCAGGCTCTACCGCCTCACTCCAATCACCGCATACGCCAGCAGCGCCAGCCGTTCGCGCAGCAGGTAGCGTCGGTCCGGCCTCGCACTCAGGGGGCTGGGATTGGCCGTGGCAGTCAGGCCCAGGGCGTGGGCGAGGCTCAGGGCGCGCGGCGCGTGGGCCTCATCGGTCACCAGGGTCAGCGGCGTGCCGGGGGGGAGCATCACGCGGGCGCCGCGCAGGTTCTCGATGGTGGTGCGGCTGCGGGTCTCGGCGAGCAGGTTCTGCCGGGGGACGCCCCGCAGCCGCAGGTACTCCACCCCCACCTCGCCCTCGCTGTGGGGATCATCGGGGCGGCGGCCTCCCGTGACCACCACCGTTTCCACACCGCCCGCCCGGTACAGCGCGAGGGCGTGATCGAGTCGCCGCCGAAAGGCCGGACTGGGGTGTCCGGCGTACTGGGCAGCGCCCAGCACCACCAGGGTGGGGTAGGGATGAACGGCCCGGGGGGCGCGCGGCGCGGGCAGCAGCACCAGGCCCAGGGCCAGCGCGGCCAGGATCACCAGGGGCAGCGTGACGGTGGACCCCCGAACGGTGCATCTGCGGGCGCGCATCGGCGAGCAGGGTAGCATGGAACAGGAGAGGAAAGCTGTCCTGGACGCCGTTGGGGCCCACGGTCCAACGCCAGCTTTGCCTGGGAAAGTTGGAACGTGGTGAGCAACCCGACGAACCGCGGCGTGCAGATGCCTTAACCTGACGCTTCCTGATCCCGCAGGTATTGCCCACCTTGAGGTGAACCTCATGGGGCCGGCAGGGGAAAGCGGCCATGCTACGCTCACCGTCACTTCCCACCGGGCGAGAACCACCGGAGCGTATACCTATGTCCAAGACCCTCGTGATCGTCGAGTCGCCCGCCAAGGCCAAAACCATCGAGAAATACCTCGGAAAGGGGTACGCGGTGGAGTCCTCCATTGGGCATATCCGCGACCTGCCGAGGAGCGCCGCCGACATCCCCGAGAAGTACAAGGGCAAGGCCTGGGCCAGGTTGGGCCTGGACATCGAGGACGGCTTCAAGCCGCTCTACGTGGTGTCTCCGGAGAAGCGTCAGCACGTCGCCCGTCTCAAGAAGCTCGCGGCCGACGCCGACGAGATCATCCTCGCCACCGACGACGACCGCGAGGGCGAGAGCATCGCCTGGCACCTGTACCAGGAGCTCAAGCCCAAGGTGCCCGTCAAGCGCATGGTCTTTCACGAGATCACCAAGGACGCCATCCAGCAGGCCATTACCCACCCGCGTGAGATCGACACCAACCTCGTGGAAGCGCAGGAGGCCCGCCGGGCACTCGACCGCCTGTACGGCTACGAGGTCAGCCCGGTGCTGTGGAAGAAGGTGGCCCCCAAGCTCAGCGCGGGCCGCGTCCAATCGGTGGCCACCCGGATGCTCGTGGAGCGCGAGCGCGAGCGGATGCGTTTTGTCAGCGCGACGTGGTGGGACCTGCTGGCCACAGCCCAGACAGCGGGGCAGGTCACCTTCCCCGCCCGCCTCACCGATGTGGCGGGGCAGCGCCTGGCGACCGGCAAGGACTTCGACCCGCTGACCGGCAAGATCAAGGGGGGCACCGAGGTCCGCCTCCTGACCGAAGCCGAGGCGCGCTCACTCGCCGAGGGGCTGACTGGAGAGCCGCTCACCGTTACCTCGGCCGAGGAAAAACCCTTCACGCAGCGTCCCTACGCGCCCTTCATCACCTCCACCCTTCAGCAGGAGGGCAGCCGCAAACTGGGCTTTGCCGCCACCCGAACCATGCGCGCGGCGCAGCGGTTGTACGAGCAGGGCTACATCACCTATATGCGCACCGACTCCACCAACCTCTCGCAAGAGGCGATCAATGCGGCCCGGACGCAGGTGAAGGCGATGTACGGCGGGGACTACCTCAGCCCGCAGCCGCGCGTGTACGCGAAGAAGGCCAAAAATGCCCAGGAAGCCCACGAGGCGATTCGCCCGGCTGGATCGAGCTTCCGCACGCCTGACTCCCTGCGCGGCGAACTGAGCGGCGACGAGTGGCGACTCTATGACCTGATCTGGAAGCGTACCGTGGCCTGTCAGATGGCCGACGCGCGGGGCCGCAGCCTGCGCGTCCGCCTGGCAGGACAGGCCAAGACGGGCGGGACAGTGGGCTTGAGCGCGTCTGGGCGAACCATCGATTTCCCGGGCTTCCTGCGTGCCTACGTAGAGGGCAGCGACGATCCGGCTGCGGCTCTGGAAGACCGCGAGACGCCCCTGCCTCCCCTGAAGGAAGGCGAGCGGGTCACGGCAGAGGCTGTCAAACCCGAGGGCCACGAGACGCAACCGCCCGCCCGCTACACGGAGGCTTCGCTGGTGCAGGCGCTGGAGGGGGCGGGCATTGGGCGGCCCTCCACCTACGCCTCCATCCTGGGGACCATTCAGGACCGGGGCTACGCGATCAAGAAGGGGCAGGCGCTGGTCCCCACCTGGACGGCCTTCGCCACTTCCGCCCTGCTGGAGCACC is a genomic window containing:
- the topA gene encoding type I DNA topoisomerase — protein: MSKTLVIVESPAKAKTIEKYLGKGYAVESSIGHIRDLPRSAADIPEKYKGKAWARLGLDIEDGFKPLYVVSPEKRQHVARLKKLAADADEIILATDDDREGESIAWHLYQELKPKVPVKRMVFHEITKDAIQQAITHPREIDTNLVEAQEARRALDRLYGYEVSPVLWKKVAPKLSAGRVQSVATRMLVERERERMRFVSATWWDLLATAQTAGQVTFPARLTDVAGQRLATGKDFDPLTGKIKGGTEVRLLTEAEARSLAEGLTGEPLTVTSAEEKPFTQRPYAPFITSTLQQEGSRKLGFAATRTMRAAQRLYEQGYITYMRTDSTNLSQEAINAARTQVKAMYGGDYLSPQPRVYAKKAKNAQEAHEAIRPAGSSFRTPDSLRGELSGDEWRLYDLIWKRTVACQMADARGRSLRVRLAGQAKTGGTVGLSASGRTIDFPGFLRAYVEGSDDPAAALEDRETPLPPLKEGERVTAEAVKPEGHETQPPARYTEASLVQALEGAGIGRPSTYASILGTIQDRGYAIKKGQALVPTWTAFATSALLEHHFGRLVDYDFTARMEEDLDDIAGGRAQRVPYLRRFYLGEDGEGMALRPLIDSKMGEIDARGIATIYVPKLDGTGIEVRVGRYGPYMQRGEDKANLPEDLVPDELTSEKANEIMSRPTGDRVIGVDESTGHPVVARAGRYGPYVTLGDGNPPIRSASLFPGDELNTLTLERAMRLLSLPRLVGVSEGEEVWAQNGKFGPYLKRGNDSRSLSTHEQLFTVTLPEAEALFMQPRFRAKGAAAPPLKSFEYEGRAPIVLKSGRFGPYLTDGERNATLRKGEEEGNLSAERALEILEERGKVPQKKPGQKSGRKAAAGTAKAGSKAPTKKAAGRTTTGTATKKAAPSKKVPVKKAVGQAPAVAKTALTWADLKPHLGVLSDQERALVTATRDQGRKVEDVAPGLGLDVKKAKGMALQANKKLNQAARGG
- a CDS encoding YdcF family protein, which codes for MRARRCTVRGSTVTLPLVILAALALGLVLLPAPRAPRAVHPYPTLVVLGAAQYAGHPSPAFRRRLDHALALYRAGGVETVVVTGGRRPDDPHSEGEVGVEYLRLRGVPRQNLLAETRSRTTIENLRGARVMLPPGTPLTLVTDEAHAPRALSLAHALGLTATANPSPLSARPDRRYLLRERLALLAYAVIGVRR